From the genome of Uranotaenia lowii strain MFRU-FL chromosome 1, ASM2978415v1, whole genome shotgun sequence, one region includes:
- the LOC129738415 gene encoding AH receptor-interacting protein — protein MDPTQEDPRIVKTTLNAGTQYVPFTDGTKVKFHYQTRKLDGTVLDDSRKTSKPMELVLGKKFKLEVWEICVQKMALNEVAKFRCDKSLVQQYPFVAKTIRDSMKPAEKRKHCCGMTIQNEGIGYKDLDELFNCPQDLEFVLEILSIENPEEYQKESWQLNDSEKIEQVKALREKGNDAYRRKDYTTATEAYSYATGLVEQLMLKEKPHDTEWDELAQLKVPLLLNYSQCKLLEQDYYAVIEHCSEVLEKYDKDNVKALFRRAKAHFGAWNTRKAKEDFLRAAELDPALEPAVTKELKALEDEIRLKDVEDKLKFQKMF, from the exons ATGGATCCGACACAGGAAGATCCGCGGATTGTTAAAACAACGCTCAATGCTGGAACCCAATATGTGCCGTTCACCGATGGGACCAAGGTAAaatttcactaccaaacaaggAAGCTCGATGGGACCGTTCTGGACGACAGCCGCAAAACAAGCAAACCCATGGAGCTAGTTTTGGGGAAGAAGTTCAAGCTGGAGGTGTGGGAGATTTGCGTCCAGAAGATGGCTCTGAACGAGGTGGCCAAGTTCCGGTGCGACAAATCGCTGGTGCAGCAGTACCCCTTTGTGGCCAAAACTATAAGGGATTCAATGAAACCAGCTGAGAAGCGAAAGCACTGCTGTGGGATGACGATTCAGAACGAGGGTATTGGGTATAAGGATCTGGATGAATTGTTCAACTGTCCGCAGGATTTGGAGTTTGTGTTGGAGATTTTGAGCATTGAAAATCCGGAAGAATACCAAAAAGAGTCATGGCAGCTGAACGATAGCGAAAAAATTGAACAAGTGAAAGCGCTCAGGGAGAAGGGGAATGATGCGTATAGGAGGAAAGATTACACCACGGCCACGGAAGCTTATTCCTATGCTACTGGACTTGTGGAGCAGCTTATGTTGaa AGAAAAACCACACGACACGGAATGGGACGAGTTGGCGCAGCTCAAGGTTCCCCTACTTCTGAACTATTCCCAGTGTAAATTGCTGGAGCAGGACTACTATGCGGTCATCGAGCACTGCAGCGAAGTGCTGGAAAAGTATGATAAGGACAACGTGAAAGCACTATTCCGGCGGGCGAAAGCACACTTTGGCGCCTGGAATACCCGAAAGGCTAAGGAGGACTTCCTCAGGGCTGCAGAATTGGATCCAGCGTTGGAACCAGCGGTTACCAAAGAACTGAAGGCGCTGGAGGACGAGATCCGGCTGAAGGATGTCGAGGATAAGCTCAAGTTCCAGAAAATGTTTTAA
- the LOC129738556 gene encoding uncharacterized protein LOC129738556 translates to MSFEQDSNAPVDPRVQVELERLNEATDNINKYEVELEEAKTEFREILKESAEKIKAIAKKLGNSIETAKPYYEARLYASQLTKETQQSAINYDKAKSIHAAAKEMVYLAEQGLGEKSTLDTACQEMLTHATTRVNESQNECTEMRNLLRISELKLEVANNRVSKLHSQLKSSIRASRPYYELRANYNALLLEQKQKVVDLEAKVTEAKMTYNEALTCLERISEEIHQKRKARASSIDEDASGSSSSSTQQLRNGQGLGQSIRSPSTARIECNDEYLEFPAKLVIKNSGPIKPKYLDKLECPHLLKDFPQLRKTSPGGESDSDNNYLFSPNRTIDDITNMSSEDIEQWTEIRLSHSNSSSSEYSQHNSMALEDEAATLPPEVSDTTDTDTDDSSSEPRMKARIIKMELHDDSTNQNLIPGLSTKTSGTGSSSIASWITGRTIGRSASISITGCNPTAASSISEAAAPTPTGVSGTAAGSSSSSGRRQSLDIIIDTGDRVKDVFTQGIQRIGRTLERRNSESEVARDGDGNGGGSNGTGPGGGGSFAGANSSGSNSNVGSEFFLFQRSSDPARDGLSDEQVENLLLGQDCSDLFQNVVNISK, encoded by the exons ATGTCGTTCGAACAGGACAGCAACGCTCCGGTGGATCCGCGAGTTCAG GTTGAATTAGAACGATTGAATGAAGCCACGGACAACATCAATAAATATGAAGTAGAACTTGAG GAAGCCAAAACCGAGTTCCGTGAAATCCTGAAAGAAAGTGCcgaaaaaatcaaagcaatcgccAAAAAGCTTGGCAATTCCATAGAAACGGCTAAACCCTACTACGAGGCACGGCTGTATGCATCCCAG TTAACCAAAGAAACGCAACAATCGGCCATCAACTATGATAAGGCCAAATCGATCCATGCGGCGGCCAAGGAGATGGTGTACCTGGCCGAGCAGGGCCTAGGGGAAAAATCAACGCTGGACACCGCCTGTCAGGAGATGCTGACCCATGCCACGACGCGCGTTAACGAGTCGCAGAACGAGTGCACCGAGATGCGCAATCTGTTGCGCATAAGCGAGTTGAAGCTGGAGGTGGCCAATAATCGCGTGTCGAAGCTGCACTCGCAGCTGAAGAGTTCTATTAGGGCGTCCAG ACCGTATTATGAGTTGCGTGCCAACTACAATGCGCTACTGCTGGAACAGAAACAAAAGGTTGTGGATCTGGAGGCCAAAGTAACCGAAGCAAAAATGACCTACAATGAGGCACTGActtgtttggaaagaatttccGAAGAGATACACCAGAAACGGAAAGCCCGAGCCAGTAGCATCGATGAAGATGCATCCGGATCATCGTCGTCTTCAACGCAACAGTTGCGCAACGGACAGGGTCTAGGTCAATCGATCCGGAGTCCTTCGACTGCACGAATTGAGTGTAATGATGAGTACTTAGAGTTTCCCGCCAAACTTGTCATCAAAAATAGCGGTCCCATAAAACCGAAGTATCTGGACAAATTGGAGTGTCCCCATCTGTTGAAGGATTTTCCGCAACTCAGAAAGACGAGTCCGGGCGGGGAGAGCGATTCTGACAACAACTATCTCTTCTCGCCGAATCGAACCATCGACGATATCACCAACATGTCGTCGGAGGACATCGAACAGTGGACCGAGATTCGTTTGTCGCATTCCAATAGCAGCAGCTCGGAGTACTCTCAGCACAATTCGATGGCCCTGGAGGATGAGGCGGCCACTCTGCCACCGGAAGTGTCCGATACCACCGACACCGATACGGACGACAGCAGCTCGGAACCAAG GATGAAGGCGCGCATCATCAAGATGGAGCTGCACGACGACAGCACCAATCAGAATCTGATCCCGGGCTTGAGCACAAAAACGAGCGGAACTGGAAGCAGCAGCATCGCAAGTTGGATCACTGGTCGCACCATTGGCCGTTCGGCCTCGATCTCGATCACCGGATGTAACCCGACCGCAGCCAGTAGCATAAGCGAGGCGGCAGCTCCGACACCAACCGGTGTCAGTGGTACAGCTGCTGGAAGTTCTTCGTCCTCCGGTCGTCGACAATCGCTGGACATTATCATCGATACCGGCGATCGTGTCAAGGACGTTTTCACCCAGGGCATCCAGCGGATCGGTCGCACCCTGGAGCGGCGGAACAGTGAATCGGAGGTTGCCCGTGATGGCGATGGGAATGGCGGCGGGAGTAATGGCACGGGACCGGGTGGTGGGGGGAGTTTTGCTGGCGCAAACAGTTCGGGGAGTAATTCCAATGTTGGGAGTGAGTTTTTTCTCTTCCAACGCTCGTCGGATCCTGCACGGGATGGTCTCTCGGATGAGCAGGTGGAGAACCTACTTCTAGGACAGGACTGTTCGGACCTGTTCCAGAACGTGGTCAACATATCGAAGTAG